A stretch of DNA from Phragmitibacter flavus:
AGTTGGTTTGGGGATACGTCGGTGGATCTGTTGGATTGGAATTTGGGAGCGGGCGTGCAATTGGGGAGTCCTGAAGTGCATGCCGATGGCACGGAGTCGGTGACTTTCCGTCATACGATTCCGATGAGTTCGACGGAACCGAGAGGATTTTTAAGAGCCCGCGTGGTGGGGCCTTGATGGGATCTACGGTTTACTGGAATCGATGATGGGCAGGAGCTGGCCCTTTTCTTGGAAGGTCTGCCAGTCGGCGGCATAGGCGGGGTTGACCAGCCATGAGGCGGTGGACTTGTCGGCTGGGAAGGTTGCAAAGGGGGCGATGGGGAGGGTTTGATATCCGCCTTTTTTGCTGTCCCAGTTTTGGCCGAGATGTCCGGATGTTTCGGGGAGAGGGACAAGCTTTACGGGAGTAGCGGTGGGATTGGCATCGGAGGGGACTCGGGCGTTGAAGGTGTGGCGCAGGAAGGAGAAGACGAGCGGCCAGGTTTTGGGACCGGGACCGTGGCCGGTATCGGGTTCGACAACGGAGTTCCAGAGGGCGCGGTGTTTCTTGCGCATGACTTCGACCACGGCGAGGTTTTCTTCTCTGGAGGGTCGGGCGAGAAAGGAATCGTTTTCGCCAAAGATGACCAGGCCGGGGACTTGGGCGGCATCGGGTTGGTAGACTTGAAAGGTGATGCCGGGCCGCATGGACACCCAGGCCCAGACGCGTGAACTTTCGGTGGTGGGAAAGATGGCGGAGAAGCCGGTGCCGTTGGAATGGCCATAAAGAAACAAAGGCGCGTTACCAACTTCGGGGTGATCAAGTTTATGACCCATGGTGGTGAGTCGTTCATAGAGCAGGCTTTTGGGCCAGAAGCCTCGTTGCATGGGGTTGCCGACGAATTTGAAAAGGGCGAGGTTGAGTTCGCGGGCGATGCGGCGGAGTTCTTCGTGTTGGTAGAGGGTTTCGCCGCTGCCGTGGCCGGAGATGGCGACGACGCCTTTGATGGTTTCGGTTTCCTGGGGAATCCACAGGTCGAATTTGACGTCTTCGTGTTTGCCCTCGCCGTGTTTTTGAACGGCTTCGTGCCATTGTTGATCGGTGAGTTTCCAATCCCAGTTGCGGGTCACCAGTTGATCGGGGGCGGGCGTTCCCCATTTGGCTTCATCGAGCACGCCGTCCCAGGTTTTGGAACCTTTGGCATGCGTGTTGGCTTTGACCCAGCCAATGCTGTGGCATTCGGGGAGTGGCAAGTTTTCGGAAATTTCCAGATCCGCTGCGGCGTGCGTGGTTGTGCTGCTGAGGAGGAAAATTGCAAGGACCGAGGTGAGGTTGGCGCGAAGGTGAGACATGTGGGGCGGAGCGTGTCGGTCATCAATTTTTGCGCCACAGCCAGCGCATGGTGTCGGGGAAGATGCTGGCACCGTGTTTGCCGTTGTGGGTGCCGGTGCCGGTGACGAATTTATAGTCCCATTCGGCAAATTTTAGGGCGGCGGCCATGTCTTGATTGGCGATCCACCAACTGCCGAACTGGTTGTCGACATCATTTTCGCCATCCTGAAGGAAGACTCGAATGGATCGGCGCAGGTTGAGGAGTTCTTTTTTCTCGGGGGTGTCGTAGGTTTTGCTGGCGTATTTGAGGGCGGTCTGGCGGATGGCGGGAGGGTAGATGTAGCCGCCGCGAATGTTGGTGAAGCTGCCGATGTGGGAGACGACTTTTTGAAAGGCGTCGGGACGTTCCCAGGCGACGGTGAAGGCGCAGATGCCGCCGCTGCTGTTGCCAACGATGGAGCGCCGGGTGGGGTCGGTGGTCAGGTTGTAGGATTTGGCGACTTCGGGAAGGATTTCTTCGAGAAGGAATCTAGAATAGGTGGCGTCGGGGGTGTCGTATTCGAAGCTGCGATTTTTGCGGGGTTCTTTTTTCGGGTCTTCGTTGGGAAAGATGCCGGGGCTGATGAAGATGCCGATGGTGACGGGCATTTCTTTGCGGTGGATGAGGTTGTCGAACACCCAGACGGCGTTGTTGGGGCCGCCGAATTTGGGGTCTTCGGGTTTGGCTTTGCCACCGTCCTGAAACACCATGATGGCAGTGGGCTGGTTCGCGTCGTATTGGGCGGGGATGTAAAGCCACCAGTCGCGTGTGGTGCCTTCAAAAATTTTGGATTTCCAGGGTTCCATCGCGATGATTTTGCCGTGGGGCACGCCTTCCTGTGGGAGCGAGTCGGGACCGAGGGTGTATTGATCATCCTTGGGAGCAGCGTGGAGAGTAACGGTCGCCAGAACGGCGAGGAGGGGGGCAAGGGCGCAATGGATCATCATGATAGGAGAACTACTCAACGCGGTTTTGGCGGGAGTTCGTTCAGGCTATTGATGTCGATGTCTTGATGACGATGATCTACTGGCTGGCGCTGGCGGCCCGGTTGGGCGGGGTTTTCTTTTCTCCACGGACCGCTTTGGTGATGCCGCGGGTGGTGTATTCATGGACGATTTTGCCGTTGTGAAGGAGGGTCACTGCGGCACCCTTGACTCCATCGTCTTCGGAACTTTTGCGTCCATCCTGCCAAACGTAGCCAGCGGCGAGTTGGACGATTTCAAGCTGGACGGGGTCGGCGTCGATGGAGAGAATCTCGTTGGTTTTGATAAGTGGGATCTGTTTTTTTCCGAACTTGTGCTCAATGACGCGGTTTTTGCCGTCGTCGTCGTAACAATGGAGTTGGTATTGGACTTCAAGATTCTCGATGGCCTGACCGGAACGGTTCTGGATTTTGAAGGTGCAGACCCAGGTTTCTTTGCTGCGGAAAACGGGATTGTTGCCGCCGCTGCGGGGGCGCTCGCGCGGACCTGAGGTGCGTGACTTCGCGTAATCGACATTAAAATTGTAGCGGATGTCGACCGGGTTGGCTTTTCGCCAGGCAGCGATATGGGCACGGTCGGCTTCGCTGAGGCGGACAAGAGGAACGACGGGGGTGGAACCGTTTTCAAGTTTTAAGGTGACCATGTCCGGCGTAGCGGTAACGATTTCAGCGGTGAGAGAGCGACCATCCGTGCTGGTGAAAGTGCGAACTTGGGCGGAAAGCTGGCTGGCGATGGCAACGGTGACAAGGGTGAGAGTGAGTCCGAAAAGTTTCATCGTGGTGTGGTTGGAATTGGAGAACAACTTCATCACATTTACTTATATAAGGGAAGTGATTAATCGTGTAGCGACATGCCGACGATAATCGTTACACCTAAACGGGGGTGGGTGCGGGAAACTTTCCTGATAGTTCGATCTTGTGCAGCGCCCGTGGGCTCCTTAGACTGAATTGATGAAATATCTCCCGGCGTTTTTGATTTTAGTGCTCTTGTCCTCTGCACGAGCCGAGCCCGCGAAGTTGTTGGAATCTCTGAAGTTGCAATTGGCGAGTGAACTTAAGGAAGGAAAGGAGAAAAAACAGGGGGACGATATACGCTTGGACCGTGCGGATTCGATATTGGCACAGCTGTCTGCTGAGCAGCTGGGGATGGAGGAGCGGCAGTCGGAGGTGTTGCAGAGTCTGGAGGAAGTCCAGCGGCTCGTTGGCCCCACCAAAACGGGGGCAATTTGTCGTGAGTTGATCAAGGAGATGAAGGAGCTGAGAACCAAGCGAATGCAGCTGTTGAAGGAGAAGCTCGATTCAACCATTCGCACATCATTGGTGAGTGGATTGGATGCGACTAAGGCAGCCGATCTGGACGGTCCAATTTTTGAAATCTTAAAGTCGGAGAAAGAAATTGCCTACAGTTCGCAACGCATGGGCGATGAACGGGTGCTCTTCAACAGGGATGCGCTGCAGGCGGTGCGACAAATTCTCACATCCATTCAAGACGGATTCCTGGCGGTTGAGGGATCCGCGAAAAGGGTTTCGAGAGACAATCACCCTGCCAGGCAGATTTTATCCAACAGCAGTTCTGCGGTGAGTCAACTGACCGAATTCATGCCCCGATCGGAGCTGTTGACCAAGTTACAAGAGGTGGCGGAGCGCATCTATCCAGCGTTGCAGAGCAGGTCACTTTCACAAAGTGAGGTTGAAAAGCAGATAGGTGATATTGCAGACGGGGTGAACCAGTTGGAGGATCTCGATGGTGCCATTGAAAATATTGACGAACTTATCCGTCAGCAACGTGAGCTGGGGGGATATTACGGAGATACAGGATTGAGTTCACAGTTGCGGAATTACCGACGGAACTACGAAGATTTCCAGGCGGGGATCGGTGTTTCGATCAGCTTTTCAAGTCATGAGTCATCCTCAGGCATGCAGGGCCTGACACGGGTGCGTGACCTGCTGGCCAAATTTGCTCTGGGCCGTTTGCTGCGTGCTCCTGCGGACATGGTGATTGGTGAGGATGAAAGTTCCGAGCAGTTCTTGCATAGGGTTTTGGAAAAAGCCCGCAGCACTTCGGACTGGACCCTGATGAGTCGGGTGATTGACGTGGCGGTTACGATGCGCATCCAGTCGGTGGCGACCACCAGCGACAGCAGTGCGATGAAGCAGTTTCTTGGTGCCAACAATCTGGAAAGAGCGGGGCAGTATCAGGGGGCGGTGGCGGGCTATCTACAAGTGCTGCGGAGTGGGTCGCAGCTGGTGTCGGCTGAAGTAATAGGAAAAATGCTGGATGACATCAAGAAAAATCATCCCCAGGCCTACGAGGCAGGGACTCAACAGGCGGTGACGGTGAGTCCGAGTGGTGCAGCAAGTTCAAATTATGATCGATTCAGCGGGCGGGCAAGTTATCCGCCGGGATTTCCCGGACGTGAGCCTCCAGCACCGGAGCCAAGGTTGGTGATACCAGCGGTGCCCAAGGCTGAGGAGGCATCCAAGCCAACTCCTGCACCTAACGCGACCGATGCCAAGCCGGCCAAGGTGTCGGATTAGTCCTGATCAATGATTAGTAGGATATGATCTGTTGAGGTTCGTGTGGGTTGTCGATTTCCAACCTACACGGGAGAGGATTTCGAGGACGGGTTGGGATTGGTTGAGGGTGTAAAAATGGATGCCGGGGACGTTGTGATGGAGGAGATCGAAGGTTTGTTCGGTGGCGTGATGCAGGCCGATTTGTTGGACGGCGGCGGGGTCGTCTTGGACGCGATGGAGGGCTTTGAGGAGTCGGGCGGGGATGCGGGTGCCGCCGGAGAGTTCGGCCATGCGGCGGAGGTTGGCCATGCTGGTGATGGGGAGGATGCCGGGGATGATGGGAATGTGGATGCCGGCGAGGTGGCAGCGCTCGCGGAAGTCGTGGTATTCACGATTGTCGAAGAACAGTTGGGTGCAGATGTAGTCGGCTCCGGCATCGACTTTGGCTTTGAGGTGGTCCATTTCGAGGAGGCGGTTGGGGGTGGCGGGATGGCCTTCGGGAAAGCCGGCGACACCGATGCCAAAACCGCGGGGGTCGGGATGGAACTGGCGTTGGTTGAATTTTTGGATGTGGCGGACGAGGTCGATGCCGAAGGGGAAGTCGTTACAGGTGATGGTCGTGTGACGTGGTGCATCGCCGCGCAGGGCGAGAAGGTTGCTGATGCCTTGGGTGGCGTAGTTTTCGAGGATGGCGTCGATGTCGTGAGATTGTTGGTTGACGCAGGTGAGATGGGGGATGGGCGAGAGTGGCGTTTGGGTTTTGAGGTGGGTGACGAGTTGTTGGGTGGCGTGTCGGGTGGTGCCGCCTGCGCCGTAGGTGACGGAGACGAAATCGGGAGCGAGAGGGGTGAGTTGCTGGAGGGTGTCCGTGAGGCGGTCGCTGGCTTCGGTGGTGTTGGGTGGAAAGAATTCGAAGGAGATCGTGGGGGTGGTTCGGGTTGGGGTGAGGAGGTCGCGGATGTGCATGGAATTTGGCGGATAGGGGAGGATGAAAAGTAGAAGGCTCGTCGCGAGCCTTTGTGGTGGGATGAAAAGGCCCGAGACGGGCCTTCTACTTTCGAGGGTTTTGGCAGGGTGGAAGAACCCGACCGGGCAGGCTTCAAGCCTGCGACACCCACGGCTTCAAGCCTGTGTCACGGGAATGGATTGGCGCAGGTTTTTGGCGGCTTGGACCATGTGGATGAGGGACGTTTTGACTTCGTCCCAACCTCGGGTTTTAAGGCCGCAATCGGGGTTGACCCAGAGGTTGCGCCTGGGGATGAGGGCTTCGGCTTTGTGCATGAGGTTTTCCATCTCGGCGACGGTGGGGACGCGGGGGGAATGGATGTCATAGACGCCGGGTCCGATCTCGTTGGGGTATTGGAAATCGACGAAGGCGTCGAGGAGTTCCATGTTGGAACGGGAGGTCTCGATGGTGATGACGTCGGCATCGAGACCGGCGATGGCGGCGATGATGTCGTTGAACTCAGAGTAACACATGTGGGTGTGGATCTGGGTGTCGTTTTTGACGCCAGCGGCGCTCAGGCGGAAGGCTTTGACAGCCCAGTCGAGATAGGCCTTCCAGTCGTTGCGTCGCAAGGGGAGACCTTCGCGGATGGCGGGTTCGTCGATCTGGATGGCGGCGATGCCGATGTGTTCGAGGTCGAGGACTTCGTCGCGGATGGCGAGGGCGATTTGATGGGCGGTGGTGGAGCGGGGCTGATCGTTGCGGACGAAGCTCCATTGCAGGATGGTGACGGGTCCGGTGAGCATGCCTTTCATGGGGCGGTCTGTGAGGGTTTGAGCGTAGGAAGACCACTCGGTGGTCATGGGTTTGGGGCGGCTGACATCGCCAAAGATGACGGGGGGTTTGACGTAGCGGGAGCCGTAGCTTTGCACCCAACCGTTGGACGTGAAGGCAAAACCTTCGAGTTGTTCACCGAAGTATTCGACCATGTCGTTGCGTTCGAATTCGCCATGGACGGGCATGTCGATACCGATCTCATCCTGGAAGGCAATGCATCGGGCGGTTTCGGCTTTGAGGAAGTTCTCGTAGTCGGTGTCGCTGAGCTGGCCTTTTTTCCAGCGGGCGCGTGCGGAGCGCACTTCGGCGGTTTGGGGGAAGGAGCCGATGGTGGTGGTGGGGAACTGGGGGAGCTTGAGTTTGGTGTGCTGGAGCTGCTGGCGTTTTGGGAAGGGGGAGGTGCGGTCAAAGTCAGCGGGGGTGACTTCGGCGAGCCGGGTTTTGACGGACGGATTGTGAATGCGGGGACTGGTGCGACGAGTTTGGGTGGCGGCGCGGTTGGCGACAAGTTTTTCGTTGCTGCCACTGCCGGTGAGGAGGTCGCGGAGGTCGACGACTTCTTCGAGTTTCTGGTCGGCAAAGGCGAGCCAGTTTTTGAGTTCGGCATCGAGGTTGGGTTCGTTGTTGAGGGTGACGGGGCTGTGTTGCAAGGAGCAGGAGGGGGCGATCCATAGTCGGTCGGGGCCGACGGTTTTCAGGGCGTCGTGAAGTTGGGAGAGAGACTGTTCGCAGTCGTTTTTCCAGATGTTGCGTCCGTCGACGACACCTAGGGAAAGGATTTTGTCGGTAGGGAAGGAGGTGAGGATATCGGGGAGATCTTCACCGCCGCGCACGAGGTCGAAGTGCAGGGCTTGCACGGGGAGGGCGTGGAAGTGAGGGAGGTTTTCGCGCAGCGGCCCGAAGTAACTGGTCACGAGCAGCTTGGTTTGGCCACGAACGCTGGCAAGGCGTCGGTAGGCGTCCTGAAGATCGTCTAGTTGGGTGGGGGTGAGGTCGAGCGCGAAGATGGGTTCGTCGAGCTGGATCCATTCGGCTCCGGTGGCGGAGAGTCTTTTAATGATTTGTTCGTAGGTGCTGACCAGGCTGTCGAGGAGGTCAAATGGATCGAAACCGGCCTCTTGGGATTTGCCGAGAGTGAGGTAGGTGATGGGTCCGATGAGGACGGGTTTGGCGTTAATACCGAGGGCTTGGGCTTCGGCGAATTCGTCGAAGATTTTGCGGCTGCTGATTTGGAATTGGGTGTTTGGATGGAACTCGGGGACGATGTAGTGGTAGTTGGTGTCGAACCATTTGGTCATCTCACTGGCGAAGGTGGAGACGGAGGCAGTTGGGGTGCATGATTCGCAGGCATGGGTGCTGGCAGGTTGAGTGCCGCGAGCGATGGTGAAAAGGGTGTCGAGTGTGGTGTCGCCGCCGGGCCATTCGAAGCGTGGGGGGATATTGCCAAGCAGGCAGGAGAGGTCGAGGGTTTGGTCGTAGAAAGTGAAGTCGTTGACGGGAATCAGGTCGATGCCGGCTTGCTTTTGTTTGAGCCAATTGGTTTTGCGCAGGTGACGTCCGGTGGCTTCGAGTTCGGCGAGCGAGAGGTTGCCTTTCCAGTAGGCTTCGGTGGCTTTTTTGAGTTCGCGTTGTTCGCCGATGCGTGGATAGCCGAGGTTGTGTGTGTTGATGTTGTGCATGAGGGGGACAACATCGTGGGGCGGGTGGTTTCGGCTAATTCATCTTTGTGTGGTTCTGTATTCGTCGGAAGAATGATAAGGAAGTGTCTTGCGATGTTTTTTGCGTTGATGCAGCCTTGATTTTCTAAAAAGCGTTTGTGCCAAAGGGTTGCGGTCTGCGATGATCGCAGCGAACTATTTGATGTTAATCTATGCAGTCTACTGAAAATTCCCATCTTATTGGTAGTGATCAAAAACCTCCCGATGGGTGGATAGGAGTGGAGAAAGAATATTGGATTTTCGCTGATGAATCAGTTCAGGATGGATCTTATTTCTCTAATTTCTTCGGAGGCTGTATCATCGCTGCGCGCCAACACGCTGAAGTTGAAAATCGTTTACGAATTCGCAAAGCAGAAATTGGATTTCTGAAGGAGCTCAAGTGGCAACGGGTTTCTGAGCCGTGGCTTAATGGGTATCAGCAGATGATTTCCAGTTTTTTTGATGAATTGCGTGGTGGCGGGGTGCGAATGAGGCTGATGTTCCGTGATAACAGGGATTCAGAATTGCAACTTAGCCGAAAGCAACGGGATGAGAGCTATTTTAAACTTTACTACCAGTTCGCCAAACACGCATTTGGATTGGCACATATACCCACACAACAAGATGGACCCCGCTTGA
This window harbors:
- a CDS encoding DUF3800 domain-containing protein gives rise to the protein MQSTENSHLIGSDQKPPDGWIGVEKEYWIFADESVQDGSYFSNFFGGCIIAARQHAEVENRLRIRKAEIGFLKELKWQRVSEPWLNGYQQMISSFFDELRGGGVRMRLMFRDNRDSELQLSRKQRDESYFKLYYQFAKHAFGLAHIPTQQDGPRLRLFFDQFPHTHERVAQFKAYIAALPLNKDLREKNLKIDLSHVTEVDSKEHVLMQCVDIVLGAMAFRLNNLHLEKPKGQKQRGKRTLAKDKLYRHILTEIRTLKPHFNPKISTACEPFPEGNWSMSYRHWLFKPKSSLK
- the metE gene encoding 5-methyltetrahydropteroyltriglutamate--homocysteine S-methyltransferase, coding for MHNINTHNLGYPRIGEQRELKKATEAYWKGNLSLAELEATGRHLRKTNWLKQKQAGIDLIPVNDFTFYDQTLDLSCLLGNIPPRFEWPGGDTTLDTLFTIARGTQPASTHACESCTPTASVSTFASEMTKWFDTNYHYIVPEFHPNTQFQISSRKIFDEFAEAQALGINAKPVLIGPITYLTLGKSQEAGFDPFDLLDSLVSTYEQIIKRLSATGAEWIQLDEPIFALDLTPTQLDDLQDAYRRLASVRGQTKLLVTSYFGPLRENLPHFHALPVQALHFDLVRGGEDLPDILTSFPTDKILSLGVVDGRNIWKNDCEQSLSQLHDALKTVGPDRLWIAPSCSLQHSPVTLNNEPNLDAELKNWLAFADQKLEEVVDLRDLLTGSGSNEKLVANRAATQTRRTSPRIHNPSVKTRLAEVTPADFDRTSPFPKRQQLQHTKLKLPQFPTTTIGSFPQTAEVRSARARWKKGQLSDTDYENFLKAETARCIAFQDEIGIDMPVHGEFERNDMVEYFGEQLEGFAFTSNGWVQSYGSRYVKPPVIFGDVSRPKPMTTEWSSYAQTLTDRPMKGMLTGPVTILQWSFVRNDQPRSTTAHQIALAIRDEVLDLEHIGIAAIQIDEPAIREGLPLRRNDWKAYLDWAVKAFRLSAAGVKNDTQIHTHMCYSEFNDIIAAIAGLDADVITIETSRSNMELLDAFVDFQYPNEIGPGVYDIHSPRVPTVAEMENLMHKAEALIPRRNLWVNPDCGLKTRGWDEVKTSLIHMVQAAKNLRQSIPVTQA
- a CDS encoding alpha/beta hydrolase: MMIHCALAPLLAVLATVTLHAAPKDDQYTLGPDSLPQEGVPHGKIIAMEPWKSKIFEGTTRDWWLYIPAQYDANQPTAIMVFQDGGKAKPEDPKFGGPNNAVWVFDNLIHRKEMPVTIGIFISPGIFPNEDPKKEPRKNRSFEYDTPDATYSRFLLEEILPEVAKSYNLTTDPTRRSIVGNSSGGICAFTVAWERPDAFQKVVSHIGSFTNIRGGYIYPPAIRQTALKYASKTYDTPEKKELLNLRRSIRVFLQDGENDVDNQFGSWWIANQDMAAALKFAEWDYKFVTGTGTHNGKHGASIFPDTMRWLWRKN
- the metF gene encoding methylenetetrahydrofolate reductase [NAD(P)H] is translated as MHIRDLLTPTRTTPTISFEFFPPNTTEASDRLTDTLQQLTPLAPDFVSVTYGAGGTTRHATQQLVTHLKTQTPLSPIPHLTCVNQQSHDIDAILENYATQGISNLLALRGDAPRHTTITCNDFPFGIDLVRHIQKFNQRQFHPDPRGFGIGVAGFPEGHPATPNRLLEMDHLKAKVDAGADYICTQLFFDNREYHDFRERCHLAGIHIPIIPGILPITSMANLRRMAELSGGTRIPARLLKALHRVQDDPAAVQQIGLHHATEQTFDLLHHNVPGIHFYTLNQSQPVLEILSRVGWKSTTHTNLNRSYPTNH